The segment TGCTTTTTGATTATACAAAGCTCCGTGCATATTCTGTCCGATGTCTCAAGGATTCTGCTGATGACTGGGACGATGATGACGATGACGGCACTGATGATGAGACAAGCTCCGTGACCATGACGATGCCCTGCAAGACCAAGACGAAAGATGATTGCGAATATGGTTCGCTGACCGATAAGCGTGATGGCCGGACGTACAGGACGGTGAAGATTGGAGACCTTTGGTGGATGGCTGAAAACCTCAGTTACCCGTATCTGCAGCCGACATCGACGCTCGATTCTTCGAGCTTCTGTGTGGATAACGATTCTGCCCTGTGCGATTCGCTTGGGCGCCTGTACCTATGGAGTGCCGCTATGGATAGTGCTGCGCTATTTGGCTCGGACGGCAAGGGGTGCGGATGGGATGGGCAGTGTTCTGCCAGCGGTGTTGTCCGCGGCGTGTGCCCGGAAGGCTGGCACTTGCCCGATACTTTGGAATTTAGCAATCTTTTCATTGCAGTGGGTGGCGAGAATGAGGCCGGTATAATGTTGAAATCTACATCTGGCTGGGAATATGATAAGGGGAAAAGAGGTGGTATAGACGCCTTCGGGTTTACGGCAGTGCCTGCCGGATTATGGGTGGAAATGGATAATAATCCATTGGATTTCCGTGCCCAGGAGTCGTCTGCAATCTATTGGACTTCTACAATGGATGATCGTGGAAACACCGATGCTCATAATAGGGAAGTCCGTGACGAGTGCGATTATGCTCTTACGTGGAGCTCTTCTATGAAAGACGCGTATTCTGTTCGTTGCGTCAAAGACTAATTCCATAATCCTGCACTTTATCGCCTGATATCGCCCGCTGGGCGGTATTTTGCGTTATACCGCTATTTTGTCCCTATTTGAATGCTATATTAGGGAAAGATGAAAATCCTGTTCACAGACCTTGACGGCACGCTCCTGACCGACGACAAGCGCATCTCGGAAACCGACATGCGCTCTATTCGCGCAATGATTG is part of the Fibrobacter sp. UWR2 genome and harbors:
- a CDS encoding FISUMP domain-containing protein, translated to MKNLWCHLVLALFLAFFFVACGDDGSDFVTRPAGDSSSSVKSSSSVKSSSSYRAKSSSSITEAVFCKTEAEDVCEYGTLTDKRDGQTYKTVKIGDQWWMAENLNYAALEPTAWEDSSSFCYDNKPAHCKIYGRLYTWAAAVGKSDGECGYGKKCSLPAKNVQGVCPDGWHLPSERDIIHLLMATDEYSHVGTNLKAFSGWLEYRSGTGNGTDDYGFSGLPSGIKTFDADYRYEGIFTYFWSSTEIDAYHAHTMSLRYDRYLMLFDYTKLRAYSVRCLKDSADDWDDDDDDGTDDETSSVTMTMPCKTKTKDDCEYGSLTDKRDGRTYRTVKIGDLWWMAENLSYPYLQPTSTLDSSSFCVDNDSALCDSLGRLYLWSAAMDSAALFGSDGKGCGWDGQCSASGVVRGVCPEGWHLPDTLEFSNLFIAVGGENEAGIMLKSTSGWEYDKGKRGGIDAFGFTAVPAGLWVEMDNNPLDFRAQESSAIYWTSTMDDRGNTDAHNREVRDECDYALTWSSSMKDAYSVRCVKD